CTTATGCGTAGAGGATGTTCACTGCCATCACTATCTACCGGTTCATCTTAACGGAGACGATAAATTTAATAATTTACGCATCCTACACAAAGACGTCCATAGACTTATTCATGCCGTTAATACAGAGACGATTGAAACACTCACGTCCAGACTGGACCTGACTGAGAGTATGGTCAACAAAATTAACCAGTATCGGAATAAGTGTAACTTGGAACCTATGAATTATGAGTTCAAATAGATAGAACGCCGTATGAGGTGAAAGTCTCACGTACGGTGTGGAGTGGGGGAAAAGCCAGAGATTATCTCAAAGGCATACCTATCACTACAAAGCGTATTTCGGACAGAGATAGGAAAAGCTGAGCGCACAGGGGCCTCCTACTGGGTCGGACTTAACGGCATAGATGGGGCATCGCGTGGCAATACGGAGAGGTATACGCTACCGATCCGCCCTGGGAGTCATCCTATTTATAAAAATGCGGTGATCAAACCAGGCTATCATTTTAAGTTTGATTTGAATACGAAGGGCAATATGTGTGCGACTTGTTTTGCTATAACTGAGTAAAATCAGGAAATGCAAGGACTTTCAAAAGTCTAACTTTCTATCTGAGGACAGGAATGAGGAATCCAAGTTTTCCGAAACTGTTCCGTTGAGACTCCTACATGCCTCCTGTTCAGCAGAAATAAGAGGTATGAAGCTAGGTGAAGTCGGCAGAAAGAAGGCTACAGCCACCTATTAAGGAAGGTATGCCAACCGATATGCCGGACGGCTGAAAAAATTGTCTATGGTGAGAATGTTCATATGGGAACCGACGAAACTCCGAATTTACGAATCTAAATGCCTACCTCATGGAAACATGTTGACCAACGAATGTTGGGGCAAGCGGCGTAAAGTACGATTACATGTTAGGAAATACGCTATACCGAACAATGGCGGTATCACACTTGCAGGTTCAAAGGAGTAACCTAAGGACAATATGTATAGCTAAGATAGAAGGAACAAGGAAACCAAGGGACGTCGCAACAATGGACTGCTATCCAAGACGGTTGCTATAAGGTTAATTCCGAAATGCATTTATCCTTGCGAGAGTAAGGGCACTACCAATGAAGCTTCTGTAACGGGAGTGGAGGAACAGCCCTGAGTCTTGCTATTATGATAAACAACTTCCAAAAGTGAACTGTATCGGTCGGGTATGAAAGTGGGGACAATCTCTACAAGGAGGTTGCCACAATACAGGCTCTACGTTATTGGGATTACTACAACTTAACGGATACCTTTACTGATTTACATGAACGTGCTAAGCAAAAAGGGGCATTTAACCGTCTGTATGAATTAATCACATCAAGGGAAAATATTCTTCTTGCCTACCGCACAATTAAGTCAAATAAGGGATCGAAGACAGCAGGAACAGACGGCAAGACAATTGAGAACCTTAAAGTAATAACTGATAGCGACCTTGTAAATCTCATTAAAACAAAACTGGAAAATTATCATCCTAAGAAAGTTAGACGAGTCTATATTCCTAAAGCCAATGGAAAAATGAGACCATTGGGGATTCCATGCATCCTAGACCGATTAATACAACAATGCTTTAAGCAAGTGCTTGAACCAATTGCCGAGGCGCATTTTTATAAACATAGTTATGGGTTCAGACCGCTACGATCTACCCACAACGCATTGGCCAGAGTGCAATTTTTGATTAATAATGGAGGACTCCATTACATCGTAGACATCGATATAAAAGGATTCTTCGACAACATTAATCACTCAACCTTATTAAAGCAGCTATGGAATCTAGGGATACATGACCGTAAAGTCTTGCGCATCATCAGTCGAATGCTGAAAGCTGAGGTTGAAGGCGAAGGCATTCCTGAAAAGGGAACCCCTCAAGGTGGGATACTATCCCCTTTGCTTTCCAATATTGCATTGCACGACCTGGATGTATGGGTAGCTGGGCAATGGGAGAACTTCCAACCCAATCATGCATATACAAAGAGGAATAAATACAACGCTTTGAAGAAATCAAAGCTTAAAGAAGGATTCATCGTTAGATACGCTGATGACTTCAAGATCCTCTGTCGTGACTGGAAAACAGCCCAAAAGTGGTTTCATGCCGTAAGACTATACTTGAAAGATCGTCTAAACTTGGATATCTCCCCAGATAAATCGAAAATCTTAAATCTTCGAAAGAAGAAATCCGAGTTTCTTGGATTTACTATTAAGGCTACGATAAAGGGGAAAAAGGCAGTTGCGCATACCGGTGTGATTGATAAGAAAAAACAACAAATAAAACTGCAATACAAAAAACTCATTCAAGATATTAAAAAATCACCTTCGGCTGGTAATGCACACCGCTTCAACAGTTTTGTTCTTGGGATTCACAATTACTTTAAGAAAGCAACGCATGTATTTATCGAGTTCTCACGACTTGCCTATGACCTGAAAAAGTTCACCTATAATCGTTTAAAGCAGATTGGTAAATACGAGCATCCGAATAATCCACCTCCTACATATAGGAAATTCTATTCAACAAGTTATCGAACATTTAATGTTGATGGGATATACCTGTATCCAATAGTGGATGTAAGAACCTCCAAAAACCTGAACTTCAGTCAAGAGATGACACCATTCACTGTGGAGGGACGGAGCCTCATTATCAAAAAGCTTAGTGGGCATGTACAAACAGAAATCATCAAAATGATGAAATCTGACAATCCACAACGAAGCGCTGAATTTCTGGATAATCGGATTAGTCGGTACAGTATGGTGATGGGGAAATGTGAAATTACAGGCATGTTCCTATTTGCGAATGATGTACACTGTCATCATTATGTACCAACGTATCTCGGTGGAGATGACAAATATAATAACTTACGCATCCTTCATCGAGATGTCCATACACTAATTCATGCTACGAATGAACAGACGATTATTGGACTC
The window above is part of the Paenibacillus lutimineralis genome. Proteins encoded here:
- the ltrA gene encoding group II intron reverse transcriptase/maturase; translation: MQALRYWDYYNLTDTFTDLHERAKQKGAFNRLYELITSRENILLAYRTIKSNKGSKTAGTDGKTIENLKVITDSDLVNLIKTKLENYHPKKVRRVYIPKANGKMRPLGIPCILDRLIQQCFKQVLEPIAEAHFYKHSYGFRPLRSTHNALARVQFLINNGGLHYIVDIDIKGFFDNINHSTLLKQLWNLGIHDRKVLRIISRMLKAEVEGEGIPEKGTPQGGILSPLLSNIALHDLDVWVAGQWENFQPNHAYTKRNKYNALKKSKLKEGFIVRYADDFKILCRDWKTAQKWFHAVRLYLKDRLNLDISPDKSKILNLRKKKSEFLGFTIKATIKGKKAVAHTGVIDKKKQQIKLQYKKLIQDIKKSPSAGNAHRFNSFVLGIHNYFKKATHVFIEFSRLAYDLKKFTYNRLKQIGKYEHPNNPPPTYRKFYSTSYRTFNVDGIYLYPIVDVRTSKNLNFSQEMTPFTVEGRSLIIKKLSGHVQTEIIKMMKSDNPQRSAEFLDNRISRYSMVMGKCEITGMFLFANDVHCHHYVPTYLGGDDKYNNLRILHRDVHTLIHATNEQTIIGLKRMLGLTEPMLQKVNQYRKMSNLEIVV